From a single Vanessa atalanta chromosome 26, ilVanAtal1.2, whole genome shotgun sequence genomic region:
- the LOC125073923 gene encoding cysteine-rich PDZ-binding protein: MVCEKCEKKLGRVITPDPWKAGARNTVESGGRKVGENKALTAKKGRYNPYTSKFYECKICRTKVHQVGSHYCQACAYKKGICSMCGKKILDTANYRQSST, encoded by the exons ATGGTTTGCGAAAAGTGTGAAAAGAAACTCGGACGAGTTATAACGCCGGATCCTTGGAAGGCGGGAGCAAGGAACACAGTTGAATCTGGTGGCAGGAAAGTTGGGGAAAATAAGGCGTTAACAGCTAAGAAAGGACGATATAATCCTTATACATCAAAGTTTTATGAATGCAA gatatGTCGCACCAAAGTCCATCAAGTTGGTTCGCACTATTGTCAAGCCTGTGCATATAAGAAAGGTATCTGTTCAATGTGTGGGAAGAAAATATTAGACACAGCAAATTATAGACAGAGTTCAACTTAG